Part of the Cyanobacteria bacterium QS_8_64_29 genome is shown below.
CAGCCACCTGCCCTGGCACCAGCACCAATTCACGCCTTGCGCGGGCGGTCTCCCCGTGGGCGGGCTTGATGGCAACGACCTCACAGCGCACCTGCCGGATTGCAGCTTGCGGAATGCTGCCAGCGATCGGCGGCGCTTGCTGGCCCCGCCAGCCCAAGACCAGGCCCTTGACCTCAGGATCGGCCAGCGCTTCCAGAATGGCTGGGACTACGCGGTAGGCAATCCGCACCTGCGCGTGCGCGGCGACGCCCGCTTGCCATGCCTCGTGCGCGGCCTGGCGCAGCAACTGGCGGCTTTGTGGCAAGCGGGGGCAGCTTTGCTGCAACTGCCGGTAGGGCGGCACGGTGACCGCGTGCAGGCAATCCAGATCGGCAGCGCTGTCTTGGGCCAACGTCGCGGCGGCGCTAACCAGAGGCGCCAGGGTCGTCGCATCGGCCACTGGCAGCAGTAGGCTGCGGCGGTGGTGGCTGGGCGCGCGCGTGCGATAAATGCAATACGACTGCGCTGCCGGGAACGGTGGGTAGCTCTCTTGGCCCCTCAGGCGCCGGGCTTCGGCGCGGATGACATCGGCGCGTCCGATGGTCCCGACAAAGCGGCGATCTCGCACGACCGGCAGCAGCGGTAGCGCATAGCGATCCATTAGGTAGATGGCATCGTTGAGCGGCGTATCCGGCGCTGCTGCAACCGGCCGGTGGGACAAGACATCCCGCAACTGCCGCTGCTGCGCCTCCGGGCCCAACCGCGCCGCATCGGTTGGGGTCAGGGTTGCCAGCAGGTTGCCGTCCCATACCACCGGCAGCGCTGGCTCGGGCGCTTGGGCCAAGACCTCGCGGGCGCGCTCGAGGGTAAGGTCTCCCGATAGGGTCAGTCCGTTGGGGCGAACTAGGCTCGCGATGCGAACGGCGGCGCGCGGGTCGCGATCGCCGCTCATTTCATCATCGAGCTGGATGCCGTTGGCCGCTAGCAAGTGCTGGTAGAGCGAGCCGCGGAACAGGCGCTCGGCCACGGTGTAGGCCACCACCGAGCCCACCATCAGCGGCAGTACCAGATCGAAATCCGAGGTAATCTCAAACACGATGATGATGGCGGTAGCGGGCACGCGCACCACGGCGGTAAAAAACGCCCCCATGCCCACCAGCGCGTAGGTGTGGGCGGCCCCCACATCCAGCAGTGCGACTTGGGCCGAGCCCACCAGGTAGCCCAGCACGGACCCCAAGACCAGAGCGGGGGTAAACAAGCCCCCTGGGGCCCCTGAACCGTAGGCTAAAAGCGTCAGCAAAAACTGCGCCGCAAAGGCCAGCGCCGTGGTTGCCAGGCCCGCTTCGCCCACTACCCAGAACGCATCCAGCCCAGCGTTGAAGCGAAAAAAGGTGGGCAAAAACGCCGCGATTGCGCCCGAGATGGCACCCGCCAAGGCCGTGCGCGCGGGTAACGGCAGCCCCGAGTTGCGGTTGAAGCGCAAGCCCCACAGGATGCCGCGGTTGAACGCGCCGCCCAGCAGGCCGGCCAGCCCGCCCAACAGCAGATAGAACGGGAGCTCGGCGGCACTCAGACTGGCCGCGCTCTCTGGGGCCGCCAGCTCGACGGGGAAGCTCGGGCCCACTCCGCCCAGCAGCTGCGCCACGAATGCGCCCGTAAATGAGGCCAAAATGGCAATCTCAAGCGTGAAGCGCGAGACATCGCGCATCAGCTCCTCAATGGCAAAGACAATGCCCGCAATGGGGGTGTTAAAGCCAGCCGCAATGCCCGAGGCCGCCCCAGCCGCCACAATCTGGCGGCGGTGCTCGGGGGGCGTTTGCCCCCAATCGGCCAGCTGGGCGGCCAGGGCAGCGCCAATGTGCACAGTGGGCCCGCGCCGCCCCAGCGTCAGCCCGCCCCCCAGGGTGGCGATCGTGCCCAGCATTTTGACCAAAGCCACCCGCAACGAGAGCGGGATCGCGTAGTGCGCCAGGACCGCTTTGACCTGCGGGATGCCGCCGCCGCCGGCTGCCGGCGAGAGCCAGCGGATGCAGGTCCCGGCCAGTCCGCCCAACACCAAGCCCGCCAGCGGCAGCGCGATCGCCTCGCCCCAACGCTCGGCAAGTTGCAGGCGAACCCCGCCAATCCAATCGATGCCCTGCTTGAGCGCCAAGGCGGCAAACGCCGAGACGGCGCCGATGGCGCAGGCTTTGAGCAGGGTCCAGTACTCGGCGTCCGAGCGCAGGCCCCGAAGCGCTTGCAACCAGCGGTGAAGCGGCGTGCGAGCGGCCATGCCCAAAGCGCCCTTTCTGTGCCCCAATCGCGCCTGGCCAGCGCAACAGCCCAATTTTAGGTTGTTAGGGGGCCTACCTCAGCCGGGCCGACGGCCAGCTAGCACTACGCTTGCAGCAACCAAAAACCGGCGAAGGACTCGGATTCGGGCGATTGCTGGATGGCGAAAAAGTGAACCCGCTGCGCGCGCTTCTTGGCCTGCTCGAAGCCCTCAGCTTCGGCCCGCGTCGTTTCGTCTTTAATATCGGCCAGGATCCAGTTGTCGCCAAAGCCGGTCTGCAGCACCAGCCGCGGTAGCGATCCGCCCAAAAAC
Proteins encoded:
- a CDS encoding chloride channel protein encodes the protein MGMAARTPLHRWLQALRGLRSDAEYWTLLKACAIGAVSAFAALALKQGIDWIGGVRLQLAERWGEAIALPLAGLVLGGLAGTCIRWLSPAAGGGGIPQVKAVLAHYAIPLSLRVALVKMLGTIATLGGGLTLGRRGPTVHIGAALAAQLADWGQTPPEHRRQIVAAGAASGIAAGFNTPIAGIVFAIEELMRDVSRFTLEIAILASFTGAFVAQLLGGVGPSFPVELAAPESAASLSAAELPFYLLLGGLAGLLGGAFNRGILWGLRFNRNSGLPLPARTALAGAISGAIAAFLPTFFRFNAGLDAFWVVGEAGLATTALAFAAQFLLTLLAYGSGAPGGLFTPALVLGSVLGYLVGSAQVALLDVGAAHTYALVGMGAFFTAVVRVPATAIIIVFEITSDFDLVLPLMVGSVVAYTVAERLFRGSLYQHLLAANGIQLDDEMSGDRDPRAAVRIASLVRPNGLTLSGDLTLERAREVLAQAPEPALPVVWDGNLLATLTPTDAARLGPEAQQRQLRDVLSHRPVAAAPDTPLNDAIYLMDRYALPLLPVVRDRRFVGTIGRADVIRAEARRLRGQESYPPFPAAQSYCIYRTRAPSHHRRSLLLPVADATTLAPLVSAAATLAQDSAADLDCLHAVTVPPYRQLQQSCPRLPQSRQLLRQAAHEAWQAGVAAHAQVRIAYRVVPAILEALADPEVKGLVLGWRGQQAPPIAGSIPQAAIRQVRCEVVAIKPAHGETARARRELVLVPGQVAGWAALERLPALAAWRPPEHLQVCQVRSPQGGNASRERFERAVAAIRPRLPVPPHTTAIRARSLGEAAARWLQTRHWDVVVFGLSWAERRQGLPRLPPATADSTVVVAMLHLLAH